A single genomic interval of Paenibacillus sp. J23TS9 harbors:
- a CDS encoding DUF817 domain-containing protein has translation MKRVSPLYRFLIFGYLEARSCIFPAVIFLTLAASKLLHIPFLPRYDFILLVCVLAQVLMLVFKLETWDEFKVICMFHIIGLLLELYKVHMGSWSYPEAGWSKIGGVPLYSGFMYASVASYICQAWRNLNLRITNWPHAFWTVGISILIYLNFFTHHYVWDIRWWLTLLLAIIFFRTVVHFDVAGKSYRMPMVLSYVLTGFFIWVAENISTFFGAWQYPDQDHVWRIVHIGKISSWFLLVVISIIIVAQLKRVKENEQAADQSASPLQEQIK, from the coding sequence ATGAAAAGGGTTAGTCCCCTATACAGGTTCCTCATATTCGGGTATCTGGAAGCCCGATCCTGCATTTTTCCGGCGGTTATCTTTTTGACGCTGGCTGCTTCGAAGCTGCTGCATATCCCTTTTTTACCGAGATATGATTTTATTCTGCTGGTATGCGTCCTTGCGCAGGTGCTGATGCTGGTATTCAAACTGGAAACCTGGGATGAATTTAAGGTGATCTGCATGTTTCACATCATCGGGCTGCTGCTCGAATTATACAAGGTACATATGGGATCGTGGTCGTACCCGGAAGCGGGTTGGAGCAAAATTGGCGGCGTTCCTCTATACAGCGGCTTTATGTATGCTAGCGTAGCCAGTTATATCTGCCAGGCTTGGCGGAATTTGAATCTGCGGATCACCAACTGGCCGCATGCTTTTTGGACCGTGGGTATCAGTATCCTCATCTATCTGAACTTTTTCACCCACCACTATGTTTGGGATATCCGCTGGTGGCTGACGCTGCTGCTGGCAATCATCTTTTTTAGAACGGTCGTACATTTTGATGTTGCGGGTAAATCCTACCGGATGCCGATGGTGTTGTCTTATGTGCTGACTGGCTTCTTTATCTGGGTAGCAGAGAATATATCCACCTTCTTTGGAGCGTGGCAGTACCCTGACCAGGATCATGTCTGGAGAATTGTACACATCGGAAAAATCAGCTCCTGGTTCCTGCTCGTGGTGATCAGCATTATCATCGTTGCACAGTTGAAAAGAGTGAAAGAAAATGAACAGGCAGCCGATCAAAGCGCTTCTCCCCTGCAGGAGCAGATCAAATAA
- a CDS encoding sugar phosphate isomerase/epimerase, with the protein MQRFLIGQYGSFDQHKFDRDFRDEFYGIEACLLQTEEDVLKLIQAAQKHSFQVGIHFPLRDRGLVIRDALFLSPDEEERNQAYRLIQDGLDEALRMGLDPAYILFHYPKPVILDDRVDWSRWHFSDRREYVYESKYSFEEYKQRTEELFQWLTERSRQYGFVPVLEFDALNKYVYDSDVLEELLQKYHLIRLCLDTGRLYLQERRDPSFQSIPIMRKYAKYAEVIHLWNLQYGDGFIKLRYPVLPEQLRSDGWAPIAEYLHIIRQENPNVKIQFEHRSDLVSDEDLQRCYEWVSKLISAIPNKKGAE; encoded by the coding sequence ATGCAGCGATTTTTAATCGGGCAGTATGGTTCATTTGACCAGCATAAATTCGACCGGGATTTCCGCGATGAATTTTACGGGATTGAGGCCTGTCTGCTCCAAACGGAGGAGGATGTTCTGAAGTTAATTCAGGCTGCGCAGAAGCATTCCTTCCAGGTGGGCATTCATTTTCCGCTCCGGGATCGAGGGCTCGTTATCCGCGATGCCCTGTTTCTCTCGCCCGATGAAGAGGAACGGAATCAAGCATACCGATTGATTCAGGATGGGCTGGATGAAGCTTTGCGGATGGGGCTGGATCCCGCCTATATTTTGTTTCATTATCCCAAGCCGGTCATTTTGGATGATCGGGTGGACTGGAGCAGATGGCATTTCAGTGACCGAAGGGAATATGTTTACGAAAGTAAGTATTCCTTCGAAGAGTATAAGCAGCGGACGGAGGAGCTTTTTCAGTGGCTGACAGAGCGAAGCAGACAATACGGCTTCGTCCCTGTACTGGAATTCGATGCACTGAACAAATATGTGTATGATTCAGATGTTTTAGAGGAGCTGCTGCAGAAGTACCACCTGATCCGGCTTTGTCTGGATACCGGAAGACTGTACCTGCAGGAGAGAAGGGATCCATCCTTTCAATCTATCCCGATCATGCGGAAATACGCCAAATATGCGGAAGTCATCCATCTATGGAATTTGCAGTACGGTGACGGCTTTATCAAGCTGCGATACCCGGTTCTGCCTGAGCAGCTACGGTCCGACGGCTGGGCGCCGATCGCCGAATATCTCCACATCATCAGGCAGGAGAATCCGAATGTGAAAATCCAGTTTGAGCACCGTTCAGATTTGGTCAGCGATGAGGATTTGCAGCGATGCTACGAGTGGGTTTCGAAGCTGATATCGGCCATTCCAAATAAGAAAGGAGCTGAATAA
- a CDS encoding carbohydrate ABC transporter permease, which produces MEVIANTAAGKVNNRSSDRVMEIFLYIFAVFLLLILIYPLYFIIIASFSDPSAVGNGQVWLIPKGFTFDGYKELLKHENIWIGYRNTILYTVAGTAIGLVVNISAAYALSRKDLVGRKFISLFFIFTMFFSGGLIPTFLTIRDFHMYNTFLVMVLPFSVVVYDIIVARTFFQSSIPGDLWEAAQIDGCGNLRYYALVVLPLSKAIIAVLGLWIAVGYWNSYFNALIYLKNPNLYPLQLILRNILITNQMQSSLGSGEAANIALRLANMMRYSVIIVSTIPIMCVYPFVQKYFNQGVMIGAVKE; this is translated from the coding sequence ATGGAAGTTATAGCGAACACCGCAGCGGGGAAAGTAAACAACCGATCTTCCGACCGCGTCATGGAAATTTTTCTCTATATCTTTGCTGTGTTTTTACTGCTCATTCTTATTTATCCGCTGTATTTCATCATCATCGCATCCTTCAGTGACCCTTCAGCCGTTGGCAATGGACAGGTATGGCTGATACCTAAAGGCTTTACGTTCGATGGTTATAAGGAACTGCTCAAGCATGAAAATATATGGATCGGATACAGAAATACGATTCTGTACACGGTTGCAGGCACAGCGATCGGCTTAGTCGTCAACATCTCGGCAGCATATGCGCTCTCAAGAAAAGACCTGGTAGGGCGCAAGTTCATCTCCCTGTTTTTTATCTTTACGATGTTCTTCAGCGGCGGATTGATTCCGACGTTCCTGACCATCCGCGATTTCCATATGTACAATACGTTTTTGGTTATGGTGCTTCCGTTTTCGGTCGTGGTTTATGACATCATTGTGGCAAGAACCTTCTTCCAGTCGAGTATTCCGGGTGATCTGTGGGAAGCGGCGCAGATCGACGGATGCGGCAATCTCCGGTATTATGCCCTCGTTGTTCTGCCGCTCTCCAAGGCGATCATCGCGGTGCTTGGTTTATGGATCGCGGTCGGATATTGGAATTCCTATTTCAACGCCTTGATCTATTTGAAAAATCCCAATCTGTATCCTCTGCAGTTAATACTGCGGAATATCCTCATCACCAACCAGATGCAGTCCAGTCTTGGAAGCGGCGAAGCGGCCAACATTGCATTACGGCTTGCCAACATGATGCGTTACTCCGTCATTATCGTGTCCACGATACCGATTATGTGTGTCTATCCATTTGTGCAGAAGTACTTTAACCAGGGGGTGATGATCGGAGCGGTCAAGGAATAA
- a CDS encoding TIGR01777 family oxidoreductase, giving the protein MKQKVVIAGGTGFIGTYLENQCKQLGYEVFIISRRAGHISWDDTNGIREALEHADMLINLAGKSVNCRYNAKNKAGIMNSRTETTMILGQAVLACEHPPALWINSSTATIYRHAEDRPMTEVHGEIGSGFSVDVAKAWEQTFFSFSVPQTRQIALRIAIVLGQGGGVMIPYQNLVRFGLGGIQGPGSQKFSWIHLHDILGIILFLRDHAELSGVFNVSSPNPVNNRELMQELRQAMKMHFGLPAPAWMLEMGAGVIQTETELILKSRWVIPERLEQAGYHFKYPTLKEALNEIIPS; this is encoded by the coding sequence ATGAAACAAAAGGTTGTCATTGCCGGAGGAACGGGTTTTATCGGAACCTATCTGGAAAATCAGTGTAAACAGCTTGGCTATGAGGTGTTTATCATTTCCAGACGAGCAGGCCATATTTCATGGGATGATACGAACGGGATCCGGGAAGCGCTGGAGCATGCTGACATGCTGATCAATTTGGCGGGTAAATCCGTGAACTGCCGTTACAATGCGAAAAACAAAGCCGGAATTATGAACTCCAGAACGGAAACAACCATGATTCTGGGACAAGCGGTACTGGCCTGTGAGCATCCACCGGCTCTTTGGATCAATTCCAGTACAGCAACCATTTACCGGCATGCGGAGGACCGGCCCATGACGGAAGTGCACGGAGAGATCGGATCCGGTTTTTCGGTGGATGTGGCCAAGGCATGGGAGCAAACCTTTTTCTCATTCTCTGTTCCCCAGACCCGTCAAATAGCACTCAGAATAGCCATCGTTCTCGGACAGGGCGGAGGCGTTATGATTCCTTATCAAAATCTGGTCCGGTTTGGACTCGGCGGCATTCAGGGACCCGGCAGCCAAAAATTCAGCTGGATTCATCTGCATGACATCCTTGGTATTATTCTATTTCTGAGAGACCATGCAGAGCTGAGCGGGGTTTTTAATGTCTCGTCCCCGAACCCGGTGAACAATCGGGAGTTGATGCAGGAGCTTCGCCAAGCGATGAAAATGCACTTTGGCCTGCCTGCTCCAGCTTGGATGCTGGAAATGGGCGCCGGTGTCATACAAACGGAAACCGAACTGATTCTCAAAAGCCGCTGGGTCATCCCGGAGAGACTGGAACAGGCGGGATACCATTTCAAATATCCTACACTGAAGGAAGCTCTCAACGAAATCATTCCCTCATAA
- a CDS encoding enhanced serine sensitivity protein SseB C-terminal domain-containing protein yields the protein MSLEATNTLEEKLAKAVNEPSARPDFYNELRNSEIYTIQGGTTPVQEKTELTAGQSVQLLSVEMNGKRYVPIFSSLTRMQDFIKEPVQYLAINALHFFQLTKGADILLNPGSPFGKEFSAREIESILDGSVFNAPEAYVVEKNTQTMIGPPSEPPAELLAELSTLFERLKNVICAYNAQSFNPRTDRAPRTLIAVSYIGKGDNIIAEAGKVAESVQVQFPPVEFIELNGSSGLESYFESQCKPFYLKETF from the coding sequence ATGTCTTTAGAAGCTACAAATACGCTGGAAGAGAAGCTTGCCAAAGCAGTTAACGAGCCCTCTGCCAGACCTGACTTTTATAACGAACTGCGAAATTCCGAAATCTACACGATTCAGGGCGGGACAACCCCTGTGCAAGAAAAAACGGAGCTGACCGCGGGGCAGTCCGTACAGCTTTTGAGCGTTGAAATGAATGGAAAAAGATACGTACCTATTTTTTCTTCACTCACCCGCATGCAGGATTTTATCAAAGAGCCGGTTCAATACCTGGCGATCAATGCACTGCATTTTTTCCAGTTGACCAAAGGCGCGGATATCCTTCTTAACCCGGGTTCCCCTTTTGGCAAGGAGTTTAGTGCACGGGAAATTGAATCGATCCTGGATGGTTCCGTGTTTAACGCTCCAGAGGCTTATGTGGTGGAAAAGAATACCCAAACCATGATTGGTCCGCCATCAGAGCCGCCGGCAGAACTGCTGGCTGAACTCAGCACCCTCTTTGAACGGTTGAAAAATGTCATTTGCGCTTATAATGCCCAATCCTTTAACCCGCGCACCGACAGAGCGCCGCGTACCCTGATTGCGGTTAGCTATATCGGCAAAGGCGACAACATTATTGCCGAGGCCGGCAAAGTGGCTGAATCGGTACAGGTACAATTCCCGCCTGTAGAATTCATTGAGCTGAATGGTAGCTCTGGGCTGGAGAGTTATTTTGAAAGCCAATGCAAGCCGTTTTATCTGAAGGAGACCTTCTGA
- a CDS encoding DUF4177 domain-containing protein, whose translation MEQWAYKTVKYKTGGFLGGKVDEEEFEDLLNSYGIDGWELVSCFDTSVNQGQSRDVIAIFKRKV comes from the coding sequence ATGGAACAATGGGCGTATAAAACAGTCAAGTATAAAACAGGCGGCTTTCTGGGAGGGAAGGTTGATGAGGAGGAGTTCGAGGATCTGCTGAACAGCTACGGCATTGACGGCTGGGAGCTTGTCTCCTGTTTTGACACCAGCGTCAATCAGGGACAATCCAGGGATGTAATCGCAATTTTTAAGCGGAAAGTATAA
- a CDS encoding VOC family protein: MTHSFSFLRIGYVYIPTTRIDESIAWYTEHLDFKLMDKFEDRGSLLAVLHHPHLNSIAMLLIETHVKQQLEITRNGKPFPIMALNCADIKYTYDKLKNSGVAVEELHTLGEGEAKYFYFRDPEGNLLEAAWSKWDPQDEIKDHFK; the protein is encoded by the coding sequence ATGACACATTCTTTTTCCTTTCTGCGTATTGGTTATGTTTACATACCTACGACCCGAATCGATGAGTCTATTGCATGGTATACCGAGCATCTGGATTTTAAGCTGATGGACAAGTTTGAAGACCGCGGTTCCCTTTTGGCTGTGCTTCATCATCCGCATTTGAACTCCATCGCGATGCTTCTGATCGAAACACATGTTAAGCAGCAGCTGGAAATCACGAGAAACGGTAAACCATTCCCCATCATGGCTTTAAACTGCGCTGATATTAAGTATACATACGATAAGCTGAAGAATTCAGGAGTTGCGGTGGAAGAGCTTCATACGTTAGGTGAGGGCGAGGCGAAATACTTTTATTTCAGAGACCCTGAAGGCAATCTGCTGGAAGCAGCTTGGTCGAAATGGGACCCTCAGGATGAAATTAAGGATCATTTCAAGTAG
- a CDS encoding VOC family protein has product MSKIEYSVQVRLVSDLAASKDFYEKVLGCEVNDFWAVRDEFALGFKLLQAVEPGDVQPNKKGKDQAAAWDTYAYVDTHNDLDQLYEELKAKGAQFIQEPVLTEADWGAWKEFSITDPDNYSIGFGSGKKD; this is encoded by the coding sequence ATGAGTAAAATTGAGTACTCCGTTCAGGTTCGATTGGTGTCAGATCTCGCCGCATCCAAGGATTTCTATGAAAAGGTGCTTGGCTGCGAGGTGAATGACTTCTGGGCTGTTCGTGATGAATTTGCGCTTGGCTTCAAGCTGCTGCAGGCCGTAGAACCGGGAGATGTGCAGCCGAACAAGAAGGGGAAAGACCAGGCGGCTGCATGGGATACATATGCGTATGTCGATACGCACAATGATTTGGATCAGCTGTACGAAGAATTGAAAGCCAAAGGAGCTCAATTCATTCAGGAGCCTGTTCTCACGGAGGCGGATTGGGGAGCTTGGAAGGAATTTTCCATTACGGATCCGGATAACTACTCCATTGGCTTTGGATCGGGTAAGAAGGATTAA
- a CDS encoding YjjG family noncanonical pyrimidine nucleotidase, translating into MSYEWILLDADETLFDFKMSESLALSSVLTSMKLDPMDKAITDCYNRINHGLWQELEQGLINSTELRVERFRRFCLEQGLNEDAGIISDRYIESLSEQAFVLAGALDLCLYLKENGYRMAIITNGIKQVQFGRIGRSELKDFFEAVIVSEDTGFQKPQPGIFEHAFSKIGSAEKEKMLMVGDSLTSDIQGGNNVGIDTCWYNPNRLPNTTGIVPTYEIHDLAELKEILERSRA; encoded by the coding sequence TTGTCTTACGAATGGATTTTATTAGATGCAGATGAAACTTTGTTTGATTTCAAGATGTCCGAATCGCTCGCGTTGTCCAGCGTACTTACGAGCATGAAACTTGATCCGATGGATAAGGCGATAACGGATTGCTATAACCGGATTAATCACGGGCTATGGCAGGAGCTGGAGCAGGGTTTGATTAATTCGACCGAGCTGAGGGTGGAACGTTTCCGGAGATTTTGTCTGGAACAGGGACTGAATGAGGATGCAGGCATCATCAGCGACCGATATATTGAATCGCTCTCGGAGCAGGCGTTTGTTCTGGCCGGAGCGCTGGATCTTTGCCTCTATTTGAAGGAGAACGGTTATCGCATGGCGATTATCACCAATGGCATCAAGCAGGTACAGTTTGGGCGGATTGGCCGCTCAGAGCTCAAGGATTTCTTCGAAGCGGTGATCGTTTCCGAGGATACGGGCTTTCAGAAGCCGCAGCCGGGCATATTTGAGCATGCCTTTTCCAAAATTGGAAGCGCGGAGAAAGAGAAAATGCTGATGGTCGGAGATTCCCTGACCTCGGATATTCAAGGCGGAAACAATGTAGGGATAGATACGTGCTGGTATAATCCGAACCGTCTTCCGAACACAACAGGCATTGTACCAACCTACGAAATCCATGACTTGGCTGAGCTGAAAGAGATTCTAGAGCGCAGCAGAGCCTGA
- a CDS encoding sugar ABC transporter permease: MLLPAVVLLLLFSYKPMYGVVIAFKDYSPALGITGSPWAGLKYFEKFFHSYQFSVTIKNTLIISLYSIVTFPIPIILALMVNQMRVNRFKRVFQTVTYMPHFISTVVMVGLMLILFSPGNGLIGNIYRLFGGEAPNLMGSASLFSSVYVWSDVWQHAGWDSIIFIAALSAVDPSLYEAATVDGASRWQKIRYIDIPMLVPTAVTLFILRMGGLLGVGFEKVYLMQNNLNISSSEVISTYVYKIGLLSSQYSFSSAINLFNTLINFALLIVVNQISKKLSDNSLW; encoded by the coding sequence CTGCTGCTGCCGGCGGTCGTACTGCTGCTATTGTTTTCCTACAAGCCGATGTACGGTGTTGTGATTGCGTTTAAAGATTATAGTCCCGCACTTGGTATAACGGGAAGCCCATGGGCAGGACTGAAGTACTTTGAAAAGTTCTTTCATTCGTATCAATTTTCAGTAACGATCAAAAATACGCTGATTATCAGTCTATACAGCATCGTCACCTTCCCGATCCCGATTATACTTGCACTGATGGTGAATCAAATGCGGGTGAACCGGTTCAAACGGGTATTTCAGACGGTAACCTACATGCCGCATTTTATTTCTACGGTTGTTATGGTGGGATTGATGCTGATCCTGTTTTCACCAGGCAATGGATTGATCGGTAACATCTACCGGCTATTTGGCGGAGAAGCCCCAAACCTGATGGGTTCCGCCAGTCTTTTCAGCAGTGTCTATGTATGGTCGGATGTGTGGCAGCATGCCGGATGGGACAGCATCATTTTTATCGCCGCATTATCCGCGGTTGACCCGAGCCTGTATGAAGCAGCGACGGTCGATGGTGCGAGCCGGTGGCAGAAAATACGTTATATCGATATTCCAATGCTTGTGCCCACGGCGGTCACCTTGTTCATTCTCCGTATGGGCGGACTGCTGGGCGTAGGTTTTGAAAAAGTATACTTGATGCAGAACAATCTCAACATTTCATCGAGCGAAGTGATCTCCACTTATGTGTACAAAATCGGCCTGCTCAGCAGCCAGTACAGCTTCTCATCGGCCATTAATCTCTTCAATACCCTGATTAATTTTGCATTGTTGATTGTAGTGAATCAAATTTCGAAAAAGCTCAGCGATAACAGTCTATGGTAG
- a CDS encoding response regulator, with amino-acid sequence MNALLVDDDYFVVTALEKKIDWKALSIENIFTAYNVSQAREILQQHPVHILICDIEMPQGNGLELLAWIREEEYTVQTIFLTNYADFNYAQKAIELQSFDYFLKPIEFDKLTLIIRKAVSKANEEKNIEKAIKEGYLWKKNQNKIVEHFWRKLISGKTFPSDPAVIAHSIADQNLSYQISDMFLPVLIKVFPYDTSLGKEDKDLFNYALLNVLYELFQSSHYSVETILEYKDYNWIAMLKWNLPPEPHRMEEICTSFIQKANQFLRCDACCNIATVSALPAVHPVIRQLIHMNEELINSRNQIFFLEKYNYQEAAYIPPDLGLLEELVNQSNPAAFFEEIHRYLHSLVNNQSMNASLLRLFRLDLVQLVYSFLKSKEIQAHKLYTGRTNDQLFIQSLNSIEDMEKYLTYLVNTATKYRDFAEQPRSVVEEIQQHISRHYGDDLTRMSLAETVYLNPDYLARLFKKETGVSLGTYIIEARIRIAKHLLKTTPMSVNAIASKVGYSNYSYFSKLFKQETGCTPYEYRNLQ; translated from the coding sequence ATGAACGCTTTGCTGGTCGATGACGACTATTTTGTCGTGACGGCGCTTGAAAAGAAGATTGATTGGAAGGCGCTCTCTATTGAAAATATATTTACGGCCTATAACGTTTCCCAGGCAAGAGAGATTCTGCAGCAGCATCCTGTTCATATTCTCATTTGCGATATCGAAATGCCTCAGGGCAATGGACTGGAGCTGCTGGCGTGGATCCGTGAGGAAGAGTACACCGTTCAGACCATCTTCCTAACCAATTATGCGGATTTTAATTATGCCCAGAAGGCGATTGAACTGCAGAGCTTTGACTATTTTCTGAAGCCGATTGAGTTCGATAAATTGACCTTAATCATCCGGAAGGCTGTGTCCAAAGCTAATGAAGAGAAGAACATCGAGAAGGCCATCAAGGAAGGATATTTGTGGAAAAAAAATCAAAATAAAATTGTTGAGCATTTCTGGCGTAAACTGATTTCGGGAAAGACTTTTCCTTCCGATCCGGCTGTCATCGCCCATTCCATTGCTGACCAGAATCTATCCTATCAGATCTCGGATATGTTCCTGCCTGTACTCATCAAAGTATTTCCTTATGACACCAGCCTGGGCAAGGAAGATAAGGATCTGTTTAACTATGCGCTTCTGAATGTACTATATGAACTGTTTCAGAGTTCCCACTATTCCGTTGAAACGATCCTGGAGTACAAAGATTACAACTGGATCGCCATGCTGAAATGGAATCTGCCTCCAGAGCCGCATCGAATGGAAGAGATATGTACTTCGTTTATTCAAAAAGCCAACCAATTTCTAAGATGTGATGCCTGTTGTAACATTGCCACCGTTTCAGCCCTGCCGGCAGTGCATCCCGTTATCAGGCAATTAATCCATATGAATGAGGAATTGATCAACAGCCGCAATCAAATCTTTTTTCTGGAGAAATACAATTATCAAGAGGCGGCATACATCCCTCCTGATTTGGGACTTCTGGAAGAGCTGGTGAACCAGTCTAATCCTGCGGCATTTTTCGAAGAGATCCATCGATACCTGCATAGTCTCGTGAACAACCAATCCATGAATGCATCGCTGCTTCGCTTGTTCCGGCTCGACCTGGTTCAGCTGGTCTATTCTTTTCTTAAGAGCAAAGAGATCCAAGCCCATAAGCTGTATACAGGAAGAACGAATGACCAGTTGTTTATACAGTCGCTGAATTCGATAGAGGATATGGAGAAATATCTCACCTACTTGGTGAATACCGCCACGAAATACCGGGATTTCGCAGAGCAGCCAAGATCCGTTGTCGAAGAAATTCAGCAGCACATCAGCAGACACTATGGAGATGATCTGACAAGGATGAGTCTGGCGGAAACCGTCTATCTGAATCCGGATTACCTGGCACGTCTGTTTAAAAAAGAAACCGGGGTATCCTTGGGAACCTATATTATTGAGGCACGTATCCGTATTGCAAAGCATTTGTTAAAAACGACCCCTATGTCGGTCAATGCGATTGCCAGCAAAGTCGGATACTCTAATTATTCCTATTTCTCCAAGCTGTTCAAGCAGGAAACCGGCTGTACTCCATACGAATACCGGAATCTTCAATAA
- a CDS encoding sensor histidine kinase produces MRLMAKKTGKPYPVKHYVNIMLFTLFTALILDFIISDASISIVKQQSTRYLKDTADLYINRINHDFAYINHYMGWTLANDEIVKNMNKYDTHSTEFLKSNTQLHQRFTELQKNYGQEYNFFFYLKKKDFFLNCSPLSIQYPDYLDLKKQVMSYAEDKNVYEKFYSDWTPVLVKDKYYIINIVPYHDSYLICLISADDLIRPLRAINLGENGSASLMNENRESISTPIGVSEKELQLNTSKPALLSFVQSQTTVSRQFSNASFRVQMVIRFGTFEKIMVAQLLIILLALFIAFILCVVMIYFNKRVLRPIQTFSDNLTQLNEDNENLDFQSSKIIELEQANLQVKDLIEQIRRFKIDIYERELDKQRIQLDYMKLQIKPHFFLNCLTNIYSMAQMQMYEEIEHMTLSTSRYFRYIFQNGQDFVRLKDEIDHVRIYLDIQQHRYRNAFAYTIEENVDTEDISIPPLVLQTFIENAVKYAVSRVNQVQISLSVCRLIDKDAEMVMIKISDSGPGFPAHILDQLTHGHPLDQSDGTHIGIMNTLQRLELLYRRKAEIRFHNREEGGACVTICLPFHPLESL; encoded by the coding sequence ATGAGACTCATGGCAAAAAAAACGGGCAAACCGTATCCGGTGAAACATTATGTTAACATTATGCTTTTCACTTTATTTACTGCGCTGATTCTGGATTTCATCATTAGTGATGCTTCCATCTCGATCGTCAAGCAGCAGTCTACACGGTATTTGAAGGACACCGCCGATCTGTATATCAACCGGATCAATCATGATTTTGCCTACATCAACCACTACATGGGCTGGACCCTGGCCAACGATGAGATCGTGAAAAACATGAATAAGTACGACACTCATTCCACCGAATTTCTGAAGTCAAACACGCAGCTTCATCAGCGGTTTACCGAACTGCAGAAAAATTACGGCCAGGAGTACAATTTTTTCTTTTATTTAAAGAAGAAAGATTTCTTTTTGAACTGCTCCCCCTTAAGTATCCAATATCCCGATTACCTGGATTTAAAAAAACAGGTTATGTCTTACGCTGAAGATAAAAACGTCTATGAAAAGTTTTATTCCGATTGGACTCCCGTTCTTGTCAAAGACAAATATTACATTATCAATATTGTGCCTTACCATGACAGCTATCTGATTTGTCTGATCTCCGCAGATGATTTGATCCGGCCGCTCAGAGCCATCAATCTTGGAGAAAACGGTTCCGCTTCATTGATGAATGAAAACCGTGAGAGCATCTCTACTCCGATTGGAGTCAGTGAGAAAGAGCTTCAACTCAACACTTCCAAGCCGGCGCTCCTCAGCTTCGTACAATCCCAGACAACGGTCAGCCGGCAGTTCTCTAACGCTTCGTTCCGTGTACAAATGGTCATCCGGTTCGGGACGTTCGAGAAAATTATGGTAGCCCAGCTGTTGATTATTTTACTCGCGTTGTTCATTGCTTTTATTCTGTGCGTGGTCATGATCTACTTCAACAAACGGGTGCTGAGACCGATCCAGACTTTCTCGGATAATCTGACCCAATTGAATGAGGACAACGAGAACCTGGATTTCCAAAGCAGTAAGATTATCGAGCTGGAACAGGCCAATCTGCAAGTGAAGGATCTGATTGAGCAGATCCGGAGATTCAAGATCGATATTTACGAGCGGGAACTGGATAAACAGCGAATTCAGCTGGACTATATGAAACTGCAAATTAAGCCCCATTTCTTTCTGAACTGCCTCACGAACATCTACAGTATGGCGCAAATGCAAATGTACGAGGAAATTGAACACATGACTTTATCCACTTCCCGGTATTTCAGGTATATCTTCCAGAATGGTCAGGATTTTGTCAGGCTAAAGGATGAAATTGATCATGTCAGAATCTATTTGGATATTCAACAGCATCGGTACCGGAATGCATTCGCTTATACCATTGAGGAGAATGTGGATACGGAGGACATCAGCATTCCCCCGCTTGTGCTCCAGACCTTTATCGAAAATGCGGTGAAATATGCCGTTTCCAGAGTAAACCAGGTGCAGATATCCCTTTCGGTCTGCCGTTTGATCGATAAGGACGCAGAGATGGTCATGATAAAAATATCCGATAGCGGACCCGGTTTCCCTGCCCATATCCTGGATCAGCTCACCCATGGACATCCTTTGGATCAGAGCGATGGAACGCATATCGGCATCATGAATACCCTCCAGAGACTAGAGCTGCTCTACCGCCGGAAGGCAGAAATCCGATTTCATAACCGCGAAGAAGGCGGCGCCTGCGTTACCATCTGCCTTCCATTTCATCCGCTCGAATCATTGTGA